Proteins from a single region of Ananas comosus cultivar F153 linkage group 3, ASM154086v1, whole genome shotgun sequence:
- the LOC109707833 gene encoding fasciclin-like arabinogalactan protein 8: MGFTNWTVQVEVWLTASREKPESAKGNQPNPSSRPIYDSLYYHAPALQVLAHSLPPSLNLLYSLLLLLLLVRTLLSIHIEVIESCCREREERKRKKKKEKKGELFIIIIIIIMGSSCDVLRLFIAAGAVAVAVVLLAGGAEGHNITAILEGFPEYSLYNSYLTQTKVCDEIDSRETVTCLVLPNAAMAALASKQSLGGIKNALRLLNLLDYFDPQKLHDLPRGTTLTTTLYQTTGDAPGDLGFVNITNLRGGRVGFASAAPGAKFDASYTKSVRQIPYNLSVLEVSAPILFPGLLDAPSAASANITALLDKAGCKTFASLVASSGVLKIYQAAMDKGLTLLAPNDDAFKSPDAPDLSSLSSADLVALLQYHALPSYTPKSSLKTAKGPLSTLASSASGKYDLSVVSSGDDVSLVTGVDTSRVASTVLDDTPVCILTVDSLLLPVELFGAAPAPAPGPAGAAAPAPAPALAPAPAPKAKAPSPAHARHRAHHASPPAPPASTPASSPADGPAAEADKADVKKAAATAVRAAGTLATVALASAVLVVATFL; this comes from the exons ATGGGGTTCACAAATTGGACGGTGCAGGTGGAAGTGTGGCTCACTGCGTCACGTGAAAAGCCTGAATCAGCAAAGGGCAAC CAACCAAACCCATCATCTCGTCCCATTTATGATTCACTCTATTATCATGCTCCGGCCCTTCAAGTTCTAGCCCACTCACTCCCTCCCTCCCTCAATCTACTGTActcactactactactactactactagtgCGCACGCTTCTATCCATCCACATTGAAGTGATCGAGAGCTGTtgtagagaaagagaagagaggaaaagaaagaaaaaaaaggaaaaaaaaggtgaactatttattattattattattattattatgggtTCCTCCTGTGATGTTCTTAGATTGTTCATCGCGGCGGgtgcggtggcggtggcggtggtgtTGTTAGCGGGGGGAGCAGAGGGGCACAACATCACGGCGATCCTGGAGGGGTTCCCGGAGTACTCGCTGTACAACAGCTACCTGACGCAGACGAAGGTGTGCGACGAGATCGACTCGCGGGAGACGGTGACGTGCCTGGTGCTGCCGAAcgcggcgatggcggcgctgGCGTCGAAGCAGAGCCTGGGGGGGATCAAGAACGCGCTGCGGCTGCTGAACCTGCTGGACTACTTCGACCCGCAGAAGCTGCACGACCTGCCGCGCGGCACCACGCTGACCACCACGCTCTACCAGACCACGGGCGACGCCCCGGGCGACCTCGGCTTCGTCAACATCACCAACCTCCGCGGGGGGCGGGTGGGgttcgcctccgccgccccggGGGCCAAGTTCGACGCCTCCTACACCAAGTCGGTGCGGCAGATCCCCTACAACCTGTCCGTGCTGGAGGTGTCGGCGCCCATCCTCTTCCCGGGCCTGCTCGAcgccccctccgccgcctccgccaacATCACCGCGCTGCTCGACAAGGCCGGCTGCAAGACCTTCGCCTCCCTCGTCGCCTCCTCCGGCGTCCTCAAGATCTACCAGGCCGCCATGGACAAGGGCCTCACCCTGCTCGCCCCCAACGACGACGCCTTCAAGTCCCCCGACGCCCCCgacctctcctccctctccagCGCCGACCTCGTCGCCCTCCTCCAGTACCACGCCCTCCCTTCCTACACCCCCAAGTCCTCGCTCAAGACGGCCAAGGGCCCCCTCTCCACCCTCGCCTCCAGCGCCTCCGGCAAGTACGACCTCTCCGTCGTCTCCAGCGGCGACGACGTCTCCCTCGTCACCGGCGTCGACACCTCCCGCGTCGCCTCCACCGTCCTCGACGACACCCCCGTCTGCATCCTCACCGTCGACAGCCTCCTCCTCCCCGTCGAGCTCTTCGGCGCCGCCCCGGCCCCCGCCCCGGgccccgccggcgccgccgcccccgcgccGGCGCCCGCCCTGGCGCCCGCCCCGGCGCCCAAGGCGAAGGCCCCGTCGCCCGCCCACGCCCGGCACCGCGCCCACCACGCCTCCCCGCCGGCGCCGCCCGCGTCCACCCCGGCGTCGTCCCCGGCCGACGGGCCCGCAGCCGAGGCGGACAAGGCCGACGTGAagaaggcggcggcgacggccgtGAGGGCCGCCGGAACCCTAGCGACGGTGGCGCTGGCCTCGGCGGTGCTCGTCGTCGCAACGTTCTTGTAA
- the LOC109708034 gene encoding growth-regulating factor 10-like, translated as MAEEASPPSKVPRLSSDPSAGGGGVVTIAAAAAAAAAAAAPLVLGLGLGLGASGGAVAAAAGAQNKAAFTFMQLQELEHQALIYKYMAAGVPVPVHLVLPIWKSVAASSFGPFHFPSLMGLGSLCYDYRNSMEPEPGRCRRTDGKKWRCSRDVVAGQKYCERHMHRGRNRSRKPVEPPPGAAPAPAPLGTGTGTGTGNGTAGLQLMPAAANSSGASSSSGSSNNVSPHNLGFSPTSVLHSGAACRTGPI; from the exons ATGGCCGAGGAAGCATCACCTCCCTCCAAAGTCCCCCGCCTCTCTTCGGATCCCAGCGCAG GGGGAGGGGGAGTTGTAACtatagcggcggcggcggcggcggcggcggcggcggcggcgccgttgGTTCTGGGACTGGGGCTGGGGTTAGGGGCATCGGGCGGCGcggtggctgcggcggcgggCGCGCAGAACAAGGCGGCGTTCACGTTCATGCAGCTGCAGGAGCTGGAGCACCAGGCGCTCATCTATAAGTACATGGCGGCCGGCGTCCCCGTCCCCGTCCACCTCGTCCTCCCCATCTGGAAGAGCGTCGCCGCCTCCTCCTTCGGCCCCTTCCACTTCCCCTCTC TGATGGGGTTGGGGAGCTTGTGCTATGACTACAGGAACAGCATGGAGCCGGAGCCGGGGCGGTGCCGTCGCACCGACGGCAAGAAATGGCGGTGCTCGAGGGATGTGGTGGCCGGCCAGAAGTACTGCGAGCGCCACATGCACCGCGGCCGCAACCGTTCAAGAAAGCCTGTGGAACCACCACCAGGCGCAGCCCCCGCTCCCGCGCCTCTCGGCACCGGCACCGGCACCGGCACCGGCAACGGCACCGCTGGGCTCCAACTCATGCCCGCCGCAGCCAATTCTAGCGGCGcgagcagcagcagcggcagcagcaacAATGTGTCGCCCCACAACCTCGGATTCTCTCCGACAAGCGTTCTCCACAGTGGCGCCGCGTGTAGAACTGGCCCCATCTGA
- the LOC109707834 gene encoding uncharacterized protein LOC109707834 has protein sequence MAASETASRAEKKPRSLFDLPPDFFDSSRLLRSHPSQLLLLPPSPSPPLSNASRSGNNGEGPRELDPKREAKKGTEPSSSRWTCNACKAEFDSLQDQRSHFKSDLHRLNVKLSNAGKDTIKEEDFDELGCDSLFQDLEVSSISGSEDELENGPAPNWGSSGKGKEEFKRKLFFRLHSGDTVSLYRCLLLDESEDLLFNSNSSDHTGISGHMSYVEESELINRLKCLISEPRDKTHLRIILLTSGGHFAGCVFDGNSILAHKTFHRYVVRAKAGKKQSSKDATGKAAHSAGSSLRRYNEVALKKEIQDLVISWKPYFDSCSCAFLYAPSRNRQMLFDGGKAQLILQGCKICNIPLTVRRPTLKEVKRLYNHLIQMTYEVDYTASGEVLPSIAGGNSVQQSNDAKQGKHLQIEESISNPYSSVECKIQHSNNREQEKLLEIDDSSSRTVSNLECKYEATSQPSFESETTPLHEAAKSGDAQRTLELLEQGLNPCIRDERGRTPYMLATEKEVRNTFRRFMALNLDKWDWHAANVPSALTKEMEEFQAAKQAEKDARRKAKAKEMKKLKKEKEKAKAEASLSQSSRQVASHSPAVAPISAAKQQKPQYVPAVTISKEEERQRPLAEEREKRAAAAERRIAALAAKSTSTSSATPQGSSEPTSGLSDPTCSCCNASLAGKIPFHRYHYKYCSTSCMHVHREMLEDGFRMATGGPSTSPTGGRHHFVDIHPVLHDDASGGCGNLGKQQTSNPVKYRGGSGEGERNAALHRPFSRQVSLETGVSVLSMHKEQKGGGGKKEGPSGLLRSGKSLGVIRDSRSGCDPTSRKGDFSIFRTKSTLNKQNSLLPSRRENDVDFQNMEGVSANRQEEDAINKSVPAGRYFAALQGPELDQVRDSEDILLPKDEVWPFLLRFPIGCFGMCLGLSSQAILWGALSSNPVMSFMRVSPYINLVLWLLALSVLIAVSATYTLKCAFYFEAIRREYFHPVRVNFFFAPWIACMFLTIGLPHAFSPERLHPAVWCVFIAPVFVLELKIYGQWLSGGKRRLCKVANPSSHLSVIGNFVGAILAAKVGWGEAGKFLWAIGTAHYLVVFVTLYQRLPTNEALPKELHPVYSMFIATPSAASIAWATIYGQFDAVARTFYFIALFLYVSLVVRINFFRGFKFSMAWWSYTFPMTTASLATIKYAEEVPCFFSKGLALSLSVMSSTMVSVLFVSTLLHALVWRSLFPNDLAIAITKSRSAGAGAKQQAKEKKPQRRTYDIKRWAKQSPLALVSSITKSGPGDKEDSAGN, from the exons ATGGCGGCGAGCGAGACGGCGAGCCGCGCCGAGAAGAAGCCCCGCTCCCTTTTCGATCTCCCACCCGATTTCTTCGACTCGTCTCGCCTTCTCCGTTCCCACCCTTcgcagcttcttcttctcccacCATCCCCATCTCCTCCCCTCTCCAACGCTTCCCGCAGCGGCAACAATGGCGAAGGCCCCCGAGAGCTCGATCCGAAGCGCGAGGCGAAGAAGGGGACGGAGCCCTCCTCGTCGAGGTGGACGTGTAACGCTTGTAAGGCCGAGTTCGATTCGCTCCAGGATCAGCGATCCCACTTCAAGTCCGATCTCCATCGTCTCAAT GTTAAGCTGAGTAATGCTGGTAAAGATACTATAAAGGAAGAGGACTTCGACGAGTTGGGTTGTGACTCTTTATTTCAGGACTTAGAAGTGTCAAGTATATCTGGTTCAGAAGATGAGTTGGAAAATGGACCTGCCCCCAACTGGGGATCATCAGGGAAAGGCAAAGAAGAATTTAAGCGAAAGCTTTTTTTTCGTCTCCATTCAGGAGATACTGTTTCCCTCTATAGATGCTTGCTGTTGGATGAATCGGAAGATCTGTTGTTTAACAGTAACAGCTCAGACCATACGGGAATCTCTGGACATATGTCATATGTGGAGGAGAGCGAGTTGATTAACAGATTGAAATGTTTGATATCTGAGCCTCGAGATAAAACACATTTAAGAATCATCTTACTTACTAGTGGCGGACACTTTGCTGGGTGTGTTTTTGACGGAAATTCTATTTTAGCTCATAAAACATTTCACAG GTATGTTGTGAGGGCAAAGGCTGGCAAGAAACAATCTTCTAAAGATGCAACTGGGAAGGCTGCACATTCAGCTGGCTCATCTCTTCGCCGGTACAATGAAGTAGCATTAAAGAAG GAAATTCAGGACCTAGTAATTTCTTGGAAGCCATACTTTGATTCCTGCTCATGTGCTTTCCTTTACGCGCCATCGAGAAACCGTCAGATGCTTTTTGATGGGGGAAAGGCTCAGCTAATTCTCCAGGGATGCAAGATTTGCAACATTCCGTTGACCGTCCGTCGACCAACCTTGAAGGAAGTAAAAAGACTATACAATCATTTGATACAGATGACCTATGAGGTGGATTATACTGCTAGTGGGGAAGTTTTGCCTTCTATTGCTGGTGGAAATAGCGTTCAACAATCCAATGATGCAAAACAGGGAAAGCACTTACAAATCGAGGAGTCTATTTCTAATCCTTATTCCAGTGTAGAATGTAAAATTCAACATTCCAATAATAGAGAGCAAGAAAAGCTCCTGGAAATTGATGATTCTAGTTCTAGAACAGTTTCCAATTTAGAGTGTAAGTACGAAGCAACAAGCCAACCATCTTTTGAAAGTGAAACGACTCCTCTACATGAGGCAGCAAAGTCTGGTGATGCTCAACGAACTTTGGAACTACTTGAGCAGGGTTTGAATCCTTGTATTAGAGATGAACGTGGTCGGACTCCATATATGTTGGCAACAGAGAAGGAAGTGAGGAACACTTTTAGAAGATTTATGGCACTAAACCTTGATAAGTGGGACTGGCATGCTGCCAACGTGCCCAGCGCATTAACAAAGGAAATGGAAGAGTTTCAGGCAGCAAAACAG GCTGAGAAGGATGCTAGAAGGAAGGCTAAAGCAAAAGAAATGAAGAaattgaagaaagaaaaagaaaaggcaaag GCGGAAGCATCTCTATCCCAAAGTAGCCGACAAGTTGCTTCACATAGCCCGGCGGTTGCTCCGATTTCAGCTGCTAAGCAGCAGAAGCCACAATATGTACCGGCCGTCACCATTTCAAAGGAG GAGGAAAGGCAAAGGCCACTagcagaagagagagaaaagagggcaGCTGCAGCAGAAAGAAGAATAGCTGCTCTTGCAGCTAAGTCGACGAGCACATCATCAGCAACACCACAAGGTAGCTCTGAGCCCACAAGTGGATTGAGTGATCCTACTTGTTCATGCTGTAATGCTTCCTTGGCTGGGAAAATCCCATTCCATAGGTACCACTATAAATATTGCAGTacctcatgcatgcatgttcacAGAGAGATGCTCGAGGACGGA TTCCGAATGGCGACCGGCGGCCCCTCGACTTCGCCGACCGGCGGTCGCCACCACTTTGTGGACATCCATCCGGTGCTGCACGACGATGCGAGCGGAGGCTGCGGCAATCTCGGGAAGCAGCAGACCAGCAACCCTGTCAAGTACCGCGGCGGCAGCGGAGAAGGGGAGAGAAATGCGGCGCTGCACAGACCCTTCAGCCGGCAGGTCTCTCTCGAGACCGGCGTGTCCGTGCTCAGCATGCATAAGGAGCAAAAGGGTGGAGGCGGCAAGAAAGAGGGGCCGAGTGGTCTGTTACGGAGCGGCAAGAGCTTAGGAGTTATTCGAGATAGCCGCAGCGGCTGCGATCCCACCTCTCGGAAGGGAGATTTCAGTATCTTTCGAACCAAATCAACTCTAAATAAGCAGAACTCGTTGCTTCCATCGCGGAGGGAGAACGACGTTGATTTTCAAAACATGGAAGGCGTGTCGGCAAACCGTCAAGAGGAAGACGCCATCAACAAGAGCGTCCCCGCGGGGCGGTACTTCGCAGCCCTCCAAGGGCCGGAGCTCGACCAAGTTCGG GATTCTGAGGACATCCTCCTCCCGAAGGACGAGGTGTGGCCGTTCCTCCTCCGGTTTCCGATCGGGTGCTTCGGCATGTGTCTCGGCCTCAGCAGCCAAGCGATTCTATGGGGCGCGCTATCGTCGAACCCCGTGATGTCGTTCATGCGCGTGAGCCCCTACATCAACCTCGTGCTGTGGCTCCTCGCACTCTCCGTCCTCATCGCCGTCTCTGCTACCTACACATTGAAATGCGCCTTCTACTTCGAGGCCATCCGCCGCGAGTACTTCCACCCGGTCCGCGTCAACTTCTTCTTCGCCCCATGGATCGCCTGCATGTTCCTCACCATCGGCCTGCCGCACGCCTTCTCCCCAGAAAGGCTGCACCCCGCAGTTTGGTGCGTATTCATCGCGCCCGTGTTCGTGCTCGAGCTGAAAATCTACGGGCAGTGGCTGTCGGGAGGGAAGCGCCGGCTGTGCAAGGTGGCCAACCCGTCGTCGCACCTGTCGGTGATCGGCAACTTCGTTGGCGCGATTCTCGCCGCGAAGGTCGGGTGGGGGGAGGCCGGGAAGTTTCTATGGGCCATCGGCACCGCGCACTACCTCGTCGTGTTCGTCACCTTGTACCAGAGATTGCCGACCAACGAGGCGCTGCCTAAGGAGTTGCACCCGGTGTACTCCATGTTCATCGCCACGCCCTCGGCGGCGAGCATCGCGTGGGCCACCATCTACGGGCAATTCGACGCCGTCGCGAGGACCTTCTACTTCATCGCGCTGTTCCTGTACGTGTCTCTCGTCGTGCGCATCAACTTCTTCAGAGGATTCAA GTTCTCGATGGCGTGGTGGTCGTACACGTTCCCGATGACGACGGCGTCATTGGCGACGATCAAGTACGCGGAGGAGGTGCCATGCTTCTTCAGCAAAGGGCTGGCGCTTAGCCTCTCGGTGATGTCGTCGACGATGGTGTCGGTGCTCTTCGTGTCCACGCTCCTCCACGCGTTGGTGTGGCGGTCGCTGTTCCCCAACGATCTCGCCATCGCCATCACGAAGAGCAGGAGCGCCGGCGCGGGAGCGAAGCAGCAGGCGAAGGAGAAGAAGCCCCAGAGGAGGACGTACGACATCAAGCGCTGGGCGAAGCAGTCGCCGCTCGCTCTCGTCTCGTCCATCACGAAGAGCGGCCCCGGCGATAAGGAGGATTCCGCGGGAAACTAA